One Amaranthus tricolor cultivar Red isolate AtriRed21 chromosome 10, ASM2621246v1, whole genome shotgun sequence genomic window carries:
- the LOC130826198 gene encoding uncharacterized protein LOC130826198 isoform X1, with protein MVETFNNYIMRARSKHLIDMLEDIRTMLMKRLVTKKEDAQKWVGSICPKILALLEKEKEEATKCTVMPATTSLFQVAYYFDTLEVDLDKRSCTCGKWDLKGIPCRHAIATILYKRFDVSAFVDRLYTKEAYLEAYSGSIPPLAGDRYWPKMNTTLLPPPIKLGPSRPRKNRRKFAHEDPKKPGKLTRHGLQMSCRVCGLPGHNKRKCPDKDTIREPSPPPKRGRGSPKKVVATPSTQSTIAHEISAQPSQLRRRNKSVRGGQGSRGRGGRGVMNKGSMARSISSQTSYKVVICSTQASISSVPKNV; from the exons ATGGTTGAAACATTTAATAATTACATCATGCGTGCTAGGTCAAAGCATCTAATAGACATGCTTGAAGATATTAGGACCATGTTGATGAAGAGATTGGTGACAAAGAAAGAAGATGCACAGAAGTGGGTGGGGAGTATATGCCCTAAGATTCTAGCATTAttggagaaagaaaaagaagaagctACCAAATGTACTGTCATGCCAGCAACTACTTCACTATTTCAGGTAGCTTATTATTTTGATACTCTAGAGGTTGATTTAGATAAGAGATCCTGCACTTGTGGAAAGTGGGATTTGAAAGGTATTCCCTGTCGTCATGCAATAGCTACTATATTATACAAGCGTTTCGATGTGTCTGCCTTTGTTGATAGATTGTATACAAAGGAGGCTTACCTAGAAGCATATAGTGGATCCATACCACCTTTAGCTGGTGATAGGTATTGGCCTAAAATGAATACCACCCTCCTCCCCCCTCCCATTAAACTTGGCCCAAGTAGACCTAGAAAGAACAGGAGGAAATTTGCCCATGAGGATCCTAAAAAACCTGGAAAGTTGACTAGACATGGACTACAAATGTCATGTAGGGTATGTGGTTTACCGGGACATAACAAAAGGAAATGTCCTGATAAGGACACAATTAGGGAACCCTCACCCCCACCAAAGAGAGGAAGGGGTAGTCCTAAAAAGGTTGTTGCTACTCCTTCAACACAATCCACAATCGCTCATGAAATCTCTGCTCAACCCAGTCAATTAAGAAGGCGAAATAAAAGTGTAAGGGGAGGTCAAGGCAGTAGAGGAAGAGGTGGCAGAGGTGTGATGaacaag GGTAGCATGGCAAGGTCAATATCTTCACAAACATCTTATAAAGTGGTCATTTGTTCAACGCAAGCATCTATCTCGAGTGTACCAAAGAATGTGTAG
- the LOC130826198 gene encoding uncharacterized protein LOC130826198 isoform X2, with product MLEDIRTMLMKRLVTKKEDAQKWVGSICPKILALLEKEKEEATKCTVMPATTSLFQVAYYFDTLEVDLDKRSCTCGKWDLKGIPCRHAIATILYKRFDVSAFVDRLYTKEAYLEAYSGSIPPLAGDRYWPKMNTTLLPPPIKLGPSRPRKNRRKFAHEDPKKPGKLTRHGLQMSCRVCGLPGHNKRKCPDKDTIREPSPPPKRGRGSPKKVVATPSTQSTIAHEISAQPSQLRRRNKSVRGGQGSRGRGGRGVMNKGSMARSISSQTSYKVVICSTQASISSVPKNV from the exons ATGCTTGAAGATATTAGGACCATGTTGATGAAGAGATTGGTGACAAAGAAAGAAGATGCACAGAAGTGGGTGGGGAGTATATGCCCTAAGATTCTAGCATTAttggagaaagaaaaagaagaagctACCAAATGTACTGTCATGCCAGCAACTACTTCACTATTTCAGGTAGCTTATTATTTTGATACTCTAGAGGTTGATTTAGATAAGAGATCCTGCACTTGTGGAAAGTGGGATTTGAAAGGTATTCCCTGTCGTCATGCAATAGCTACTATATTATACAAGCGTTTCGATGTGTCTGCCTTTGTTGATAGATTGTATACAAAGGAGGCTTACCTAGAAGCATATAGTGGATCCATACCACCTTTAGCTGGTGATAGGTATTGGCCTAAAATGAATACCACCCTCCTCCCCCCTCCCATTAAACTTGGCCCAAGTAGACCTAGAAAGAACAGGAGGAAATTTGCCCATGAGGATCCTAAAAAACCTGGAAAGTTGACTAGACATGGACTACAAATGTCATGTAGGGTATGTGGTTTACCGGGACATAACAAAAGGAAATGTCCTGATAAGGACACAATTAGGGAACCCTCACCCCCACCAAAGAGAGGAAGGGGTAGTCCTAAAAAGGTTGTTGCTACTCCTTCAACACAATCCACAATCGCTCATGAAATCTCTGCTCAACCCAGTCAATTAAGAAGGCGAAATAAAAGTGTAAGGGGAGGTCAAGGCAGTAGAGGAAGAGGTGGCAGAGGTGTGATGaacaag GGTAGCATGGCAAGGTCAATATCTTCACAAACATCTTATAAAGTGGTCATTTGTTCAACGCAAGCATCTATCTCGAGTGTACCAAAGAATGTGTAG